A single region of the Nocardioides ochotonae genome encodes:
- a CDS encoding DUF2231 domain-containing protein, whose protein sequence is MEINGMPLHPLVVHGAVVLGPLAALLALAYVVPRARQWARWPMVVTSVVASGFVLAAYLSGGDLLDANPSLRQLPAVATHEDRAAYALTATLVLAVVAVLAALLHRRPGIVPVVVRVLLALAAVGTLVAVVATGDAGSRAVWGA, encoded by the coding sequence ATGGAGATCAACGGAATGCCGCTGCACCCGCTGGTGGTCCACGGTGCGGTGGTGCTGGGCCCCCTGGCGGCCCTGCTGGCGCTCGCGTACGTCGTCCCGCGAGCCCGGCAGTGGGCGCGCTGGCCGATGGTCGTCACCTCCGTGGTGGCGTCCGGCTTCGTGCTCGCGGCGTACCTCTCCGGCGGCGACCTGCTGGACGCGAACCCCTCGCTGCGCCAGCTCCCGGCGGTCGCGACCCACGAGGACCGCGCGGCGTACGCGCTGACGGCGACGCTGGTGCTCGCCGTCGTGGCGGTGCTGGCCGCTCTGCTGCACCGCCGGCCCGGGATCGTGCCGGTGGTGGTGCGGGTGCTGCTGGCGCTGGCGGCGGTCGGCACGCTGGTGGCCGTCGTCGCGACCGGGGACGCCGGCTCGCGCGCGGTGTGGGGCGCCTGA
- the hisN gene encoding histidinol-phosphatase — protein sequence MATDFTDDLRLAHVLADDADSLTTARFKALDLHVMSKPDLTPVTDADQAVEEGIRRTLSRVRSRDAITGEEQGSSGTSARRWIIDPIDGTKNFVRGVPVWATLISLVVDDEVVVGVVSAPQLQRRWWASKGGGAWTGRSLLRATQCHVSDVRRLEDASLSYSSLSGWEERGRLDDFLSLMRRCWRTRAYGDFWSYMLLAEGAVDIAAEPELEVYDMAALDVIVREAGGRFTSLDGNEGPWGGNAVATNAHLHDAALGFLASMPHDESDPDSRSHGHGSVSDLRAHRLRVADEPSE from the coding sequence GTGGCCACCGACTTCACCGACGACCTGCGCCTCGCGCACGTCCTCGCCGACGACGCCGACTCGCTGACGACGGCGCGGTTCAAGGCACTGGACCTGCACGTCATGAGCAAGCCCGACCTGACGCCCGTCACCGACGCCGACCAGGCCGTCGAGGAGGGCATCCGGCGCACCCTGTCGCGGGTCCGCTCCCGCGACGCGATCACCGGCGAGGAGCAGGGTTCGAGCGGCACCAGCGCCCGGCGCTGGATCATCGACCCGATCGACGGCACCAAGAACTTCGTGCGCGGCGTCCCGGTCTGGGCCACGCTCATCTCGCTGGTCGTCGACGACGAGGTGGTCGTCGGCGTGGTCTCCGCTCCCCAGCTGCAGCGACGCTGGTGGGCCAGCAAGGGCGGCGGCGCCTGGACCGGGCGCTCGCTGCTCAGGGCCACCCAGTGCCACGTCTCCGACGTGCGCCGCCTCGAGGACGCCTCGCTGTCCTACTCCAGCCTGTCGGGCTGGGAGGAGCGCGGTCGCCTCGACGACTTCCTCTCGCTGATGCGGCGCTGCTGGCGCACCCGGGCGTACGGCGACTTCTGGTCCTACATGCTCCTCGCGGAGGGCGCGGTGGACATCGCGGCCGAGCCCGAGCTGGAGGTCTACGACATGGCCGCGCTGGACGTCATCGTGCGCGAGGCGGGCGGCCGGTTCACCTCGCTGGACGGCAACGAGGGCCCGTGGGGCGGCAACGCGGTGGCCACCAACGCCCACCTGCACGACGCCGCGCTGGGCTTCCTGGCCTCGATGCCCCACGACGAGTCCGACCCCGACTCGCGCTCGCACGGCCACGGCTCGGTCTCCGACCTGCGGGCCCACCGGCTGCGCGTGGCAGACGAGCCCTCCGAGTAG
- a CDS encoding CBS domain-containing protein, with protein sequence MHIDDVLRAKERPEVVTIRPDAGIRDLLALLAEHNIGAVVVSTDARTVEGIVSERDVVRHLHDDGTVVNNTVGAIMTPEVETCALDTDLDAVMKTMTERRVRHLPVLRDGALVGVVSIGDLVKHKIGQLQFERDELDRYVHQS encoded by the coding sequence ATGCACATCGACGACGTCCTGCGGGCCAAGGAGCGCCCCGAGGTGGTCACGATCCGCCCCGACGCCGGGATCCGCGACCTGCTCGCGCTGCTCGCCGAGCACAACATCGGCGCGGTCGTGGTGAGCACCGACGCACGCACCGTCGAGGGCATCGTCAGCGAGCGCGACGTCGTACGCCACCTCCACGACGACGGCACGGTGGTCAACAACACCGTCGGCGCGATCATGACCCCCGAGGTCGAGACCTGCGCGCTCGACACCGACCTGGACGCGGTGATGAAGACGATGACCGAGCGCCGGGTGCGTCACCTGCCGGTGCTGCGCGACGGGGCTCTCGTCGGCGTGGTCAGCATCGGCGACCTGGTCAAGCACAAGATCGGCCAGCTGCAGTTCGAGCGCGACGAGCTCGACCGCTACGTGCACCAGTCCTGA
- the lepB gene encoding signal peptidase I: MTEAEAEAAAQVHHRRLSVWQESLILLAAALVLSFIVKTFFVQAFYIPSGSMEPGMEVDDRILVQKVSYWGDGGPQRGDAVVFEDPGGWLAGSASEEPGGVVATVLSKIGLYPTGGHLVKRVIGVEGDVIRCCDDEGRLLINGVPLDSSGFTRNEEDCDGPMPTQDCSWRTGPVPAGHVFVMGDHRDASADSSVHLCRDDVETDCVPGEEFVPVDLVVGKAFSRVWPADRIKLLQRPSAFDDLAEALGEK, from the coding sequence GTGACGGAGGCTGAGGCCGAGGCGGCGGCGCAGGTGCACCACCGTCGGCTCTCGGTCTGGCAGGAGTCGCTGATCCTGCTGGCGGCGGCGCTGGTGCTCTCCTTCATCGTCAAGACCTTCTTCGTGCAGGCCTTCTACATCCCGTCCGGCTCGATGGAGCCCGGCATGGAGGTCGACGACCGGATCCTGGTGCAGAAGGTGTCCTACTGGGGCGACGGCGGCCCGCAGCGCGGCGACGCCGTGGTCTTCGAGGACCCGGGCGGGTGGCTCGCCGGCAGCGCCAGCGAGGAGCCCGGCGGCGTGGTCGCGACGGTGCTGAGCAAGATCGGCCTCTACCCGACCGGCGGGCACCTGGTGAAGCGCGTGATCGGCGTCGAGGGCGACGTGATCCGCTGCTGCGACGACGAGGGCCGGCTGCTGATCAACGGGGTGCCGCTCGACAGCAGCGGCTTCACCCGCAACGAGGAGGACTGCGACGGGCCGATGCCCACCCAGGACTGCTCGTGGCGGACCGGCCCGGTGCCGGCCGGTCACGTCTTCGTGATGGGTGACCACCGCGACGCCTCGGCCGACTCCAGCGTGCACCTGTGCCGCGACGACGTCGAGACCGACTGTGTGCCCGGCGAGGAGTTCGTGCCGGTCGACCTCGTCGTCGGCAAGGCGTTCTCACGGGTCTGGCCCGCCGACCGGATCAAGCTCCTCCAGCGGCCCAGCGCGTTCGACGACCTCGCCGAGGCGCTCGGCGAGAAGTGA
- a CDS encoding FKBP-type peptidyl-prolyl cis-trans isomerase, whose amino-acid sequence MNKPEIDFPDFDAPSDLVITDLTVGDGEEAKAGQTVTVHYVGVAHSTGEQFDASYDRGEPLTFRLGVGQVISGWDTGVQGMKVGGRRQLVIPPHLGYGDRGAGGVIKPGETLIFVCDLVAVR is encoded by the coding sequence ATGAACAAGCCTGAGATCGACTTTCCCGACTTCGACGCCCCGTCCGACCTGGTCATCACCGACCTGACCGTCGGCGACGGCGAGGAGGCCAAGGCCGGTCAGACCGTGACCGTGCACTACGTCGGGGTCGCGCACTCGACCGGCGAGCAGTTCGACGCCTCCTACGACCGCGGCGAGCCGCTGACGTTCCGCCTGGGCGTCGGCCAGGTCATCTCCGGGTGGGACACCGGGGTGCAGGGCATGAAGGTCGGCGGCCGTCGCCAGCTCGTCATCCCGCCGCACCTGGGCTACGGCGACCGCGGCGCGGGCGGCGTGATCAAGCCCGGCGAGACGCTGATCTTCGTGTGCGACCTGGTCGCGGTGCGCTGA
- a CDS encoding RNA-binding S4 domain-containing protein, with protein MPTPEPFDVPVRDTTIRLGQFLKLANLVESGAEAKAPLAEGQVLVNGEVETRRGRQLVRGDVVVLGPQAARVADESAGDDLPW; from the coding sequence ATGCCCACTCCCGAGCCCTTCGACGTCCCGGTCCGCGACACCACCATCCGGCTGGGGCAGTTCCTCAAGCTGGCCAACCTGGTCGAGAGCGGGGCGGAGGCGAAGGCCCCGCTCGCCGAGGGCCAGGTGCTCGTCAACGGCGAGGTGGAGACGCGACGGGGCCGCCAGCTCGTCCGGGGCGACGTGGTGGTCCTCGGGCCGCAGGCCGCGCGCGTCGCCGACGAGTCGGCGGGCGACGACCTGCCCTGGTGA
- a CDS encoding DUF445 domain-containing protein, translated as MSATIEMITGDPAADEVRRQGLRRMRTLAVSLLLLAALVYALTLGEDGFWGFVNAGAEASMVGAIADWFAVTALFRHPLGIPVPHTALIPKRKDQLGQGLEEFVGENFLQEGVIRERIGSAEVSLRVGRWLGEPSHARRVVDEVADVAAIALGKVRDEHVESLVRDALVPRFHEEPIAPLLGGLLSETLHDDLHRGLVDLAVSELHDWLVANPDTVTAVLGERAPWWTPPVLNDRVTARIHVELVRWVADIRDDPHHQARQALDSMLTQLAHDLLEDPVTQERTERLKDRLLDHPQVIASAVSLWNALRRALTTSLRDPEGAVRSRLLVELAAFAQRLQDDKELRARLDGLAADAAVFAVGRYGAEITAVITHTIERWDGKEAARRIELHVGRDLQFIRINGTIVGGLVGVLIHTLSVLAH; from the coding sequence GTGAGTGCCACCATCGAGATGATCACCGGGGATCCGGCCGCCGACGAGGTACGGCGCCAGGGGCTGCGCCGCATGCGCACGCTCGCGGTCTCGCTGCTCCTCCTGGCCGCGCTGGTCTATGCGCTGACGTTGGGGGAGGACGGCTTCTGGGGCTTCGTCAACGCCGGCGCCGAGGCCTCGATGGTCGGCGCGATCGCCGACTGGTTCGCGGTCACCGCGCTCTTCCGCCACCCGCTCGGCATCCCGGTGCCGCACACGGCGCTGATCCCGAAGCGCAAGGACCAGCTCGGGCAGGGCCTGGAGGAGTTCGTCGGGGAGAACTTCCTGCAGGAGGGGGTGATCCGGGAGCGGATCGGCAGCGCGGAGGTCTCGCTGCGCGTGGGGAGGTGGCTCGGCGAGCCCAGCCACGCGCGCCGCGTCGTCGACGAGGTCGCCGACGTGGCCGCGATCGCGCTCGGCAAGGTGCGCGACGAGCACGTCGAGTCGCTCGTGCGCGACGCGCTCGTACCGCGGTTCCACGAGGAGCCGATCGCGCCGCTCCTGGGCGGGCTGCTCTCCGAGACGCTGCACGACGACCTGCACCGCGGCCTGGTCGACCTCGCGGTCTCGGAGCTGCACGACTGGCTGGTGGCCAACCCCGACACCGTCACCGCGGTCCTGGGGGAGCGGGCGCCGTGGTGGACGCCGCCGGTGCTCAACGACCGCGTCACCGCACGCATCCACGTCGAGCTGGTGCGCTGGGTCGCCGACATCCGGGACGACCCGCACCACCAGGCGCGCCAGGCGCTCGACTCCATGCTCACCCAGCTCGCCCACGACCTGCTGGAGGACCCGGTCACCCAGGAGCGCACCGAGCGGCTCAAGGACCGGCTGCTGGACCACCCCCAGGTGATCGCCTCCGCGGTGTCGCTGTGGAACGCGCTGCGCCGTGCGCTCACCACCTCGCTGCGCGACCCCGAGGGCGCCGTCCGCAGCCGCCTGCTGGTCGAGCTTGCGGCGTTCGCCCAGCGCCTGCAGGACGACAAGGAGCTGCGGGCCCGTCTCGACGGCCTGGCCGCCGACGCCGCGGTCTTCGCCGTCGGGCGGTACGGCGCGGAGATCACCGCGGTGATCACCCACACGATCGAGCGGTGGGACGGCAAGGAGGCGGCCCGGCGGATCGAGCTGCACGTCGGGCGCGACCTGCAGTTCATCCGGATCAACGGCACGATCGTGGGCGGCCTGGTCGGCGTGCTGATCCACACGCTCAGCGTGCTCGCGCACTGA
- a CDS encoding MXAN_6640 family putative metalloprotease: MRRTAAAVLVALSTAFTVLPAALPTASAAASAHSDEPQPLGEHAAGGAPVTTPEAAQAALEGATELAAGTASEAERAEATLILRDLAVSLPLLRGDDRARAEAILARPTHGASDPYGNGYTVGSKRMCKANVCVHWVTSTSDAVTNRAWVKTNLKVLNNVWRKNVKMGYRTPVSDRRVAGNNGGNGKFDVYLSNIGGRGQYGYCVPEAYGRRVGSASSYCVMDNDFAEFGGSPKGNLKVTAAHELFHAVQFAYDFTEDRWFMESTATWMEERFADGVNDNRQYLRNSQIVRPSLALDTFSMTGSTQYASWIFWEYLGTRFGHSIVRQVWERAAPGRRTDPYSTKAIAAALQRKGGFAQVFRAYSAANARPAASYAEGKAWPKPTIAGRYTLARKASKDVTPRLDHLTAQHYVVKPAKSLKAKKWKLRITVDGPNKATAPGAYVYVNRKKGGSGTAIRLNRKGKGSTTIAFNRRNVRSVTVTLANGSTRYRGCQTSSTAPSVYSCNGSPRDENRPFRLTLRTLKG, translated from the coding sequence ATGCGCCGCACCGCCGCCGCCGTCCTCGTCGCACTGAGCACGGCTTTCACGGTCCTGCCAGCCGCGCTCCCCACCGCCTCCGCGGCCGCGAGCGCGCACTCGGACGAGCCGCAGCCGCTCGGGGAGCACGCCGCCGGCGGCGCCCCCGTCACGACACCCGAGGCCGCGCAGGCGGCGCTCGAGGGGGCCACCGAACTCGCCGCCGGCACCGCCAGCGAGGCGGAGCGGGCCGAGGCCACGCTCATCCTGCGCGACCTCGCCGTCTCGCTGCCGCTGCTGCGCGGTGACGACCGCGCCCGGGCCGAGGCGATCCTGGCCCGTCCGACGCACGGCGCCAGCGACCCCTACGGCAACGGGTACACGGTGGGCTCCAAGCGCATGTGCAAGGCCAACGTGTGCGTCCACTGGGTCACCAGCACCTCGGACGCCGTAACCAACCGGGCCTGGGTGAAGACCAACCTCAAGGTCCTCAACAACGTGTGGCGCAAGAACGTGAAGATGGGCTACCGCACCCCCGTGAGCGATCGCCGCGTCGCCGGCAACAACGGCGGCAACGGCAAGTTCGACGTCTACCTGAGCAACATCGGCGGCCGCGGCCAGTACGGCTACTGCGTCCCAGAGGCCTACGGCCGCCGCGTGGGCTCCGCGAGCAGCTACTGCGTCATGGACAACGACTTCGCGGAGTTCGGCGGATCCCCGAAGGGCAACCTCAAGGTCACCGCGGCGCACGAGCTGTTCCACGCGGTGCAGTTCGCCTACGACTTCACCGAGGACCGGTGGTTCATGGAGTCGACGGCGACCTGGATGGAGGAGCGCTTCGCCGACGGCGTCAACGACAACCGCCAGTACCTGCGCAACAGCCAGATCGTGCGACCGAGCCTGGCCCTCGACACGTTCTCGATGACCGGCTCCACCCAGTACGCCTCCTGGATCTTCTGGGAGTACCTCGGCACCCGCTTCGGCCACTCGATCGTGCGCCAGGTCTGGGAGCGCGCGGCCCCCGGTCGCCGCACCGACCCGTACTCGACCAAGGCGATCGCCGCGGCGCTGCAGAGGAAGGGCGGCTTCGCCCAGGTGTTCCGCGCCTACTCGGCCGCGAACGCGCGACCGGCGGCGTCGTACGCCGAGGGCAAGGCCTGGCCGAAGCCGACCATCGCCGGGCGCTACACGCTGGCGCGCAAGGCCAGCAAGGACGTCACGCCGCGGCTCGACCACCTCACCGCCCAGCACTACGTGGTGAAGCCGGCGAAGTCGCTGAAGGCCAAGAAGTGGAAGCTGCGGATCACCGTCGACGGCCCCAACAAGGCCACCGCGCCCGGCGCCTACGTCTACGTCAACCGCAAGAAGGGCGGCTCCGGGACCGCGATCAGGCTGAACCGCAAGGGCAAGGGCAGCACCACGATCGCGTTCAACCGCCGCAACGTCCGCAGCGTGACCGTCACGCTCGCCAACGGATCGACCCGGTACCGCGGGTGCCAGACGTCGAGCACGGCGCCGTCGGTCTACAGCTGCAACGGCTCGCCTCGCGATGAGAACCGGCCGTTCCGCCTGACGCTTCGGACCCTCAAGGGCTGA
- a CDS encoding chorismate mutase produces the protein MAELTRLRSSIDNLDAALVHLLAERFKCTQQVGELKARAEMPAADPAREAVQIARLRQLAESSGLDPHFAEKFLALVIDEVIRNHRRLQEPEDPQA, from the coding sequence ATGGCCGAGCTGACCCGACTCCGGTCGAGCATCGACAACCTCGATGCCGCCCTGGTGCACCTGCTGGCGGAGCGGTTCAAGTGCACCCAGCAGGTGGGCGAGCTCAAGGCCCGTGCCGAGATGCCGGCGGCCGACCCCGCGCGCGAGGCGGTGCAGATCGCCCGGCTGCGTCAGCTGGCCGAGAGCTCCGGGCTGGACCCGCACTTCGCGGAGAAGTTCCTGGCCCTGGTGATCGACGAGGTCATCCGCAACCACCGCCGGCTCCAGGAGCCCGAGGACCCGCAGGCCTGA
- a CDS encoding crotonase/enoyl-CoA hydratase family protein: protein MATDLPAQLTGFPRLVEASAEVAAPLAVAGDLVANPARHADWLSMHAAFREAPPQVASAGDAFEEQVTLMGIPADIAWVVREAEPGLTALDGAGPMNLTLALRMEVAQDDAGQVRFTIRAGIGGDPVEGPLGATVAASVEEALVESAGRFAAVAAALAADPAESSGTRFPQRTVVHERTGARLDPRTPVLVGVGQVVQRRPDLENGAEDPASLAARALRRAAEDSGAGEELLRAADAVYYVASASWTYRDAGRLIAEQLGADPAETAMSAPYGGDAGQVLINTAGQAVADGRAEVVLVSGAEAGATLAAAQKQGIDLDWPVQERDIAPTTVLGSDREANNGPETAAGLSVPVYTYALIESALRAKAGETPEEHRRTITGLWSRLSEVAAGNEYAWLPQAHTPEQLATPDAGNRMISEPYPKLLCANLQVDLAAGVVVTSVAAATALGIAQDKWVFLHAGAAAYDEWFVSERRDLAASPAIRAIGEAAFAHAGIGPDDVRHVDLYSCFPAAVQIAADELGLPLDDPERPLSVTGGLTFAGGPGNNYGTHAVATLVDRLRRDPESYGLSTSLGWFVTKHALGIYSATPPRTPYRALAPVLLPERARPALDSYAGPGVVEAATAQYGRDGAPEAGILSVLTPEGARVLVRTTQPEVLDCIVAGDPIGLPAQVEDVRTLTITGQERTDLPEPPEPPVLVERRGPVLVITLNRPERRNAIDLRTARLLERVVDAFEADPEARVAVLTGAGGTFSAGMDLKAAAAGQFALTEKRGPLGISALPIAKPVIAAVEGHALAGGCELALIADLVVASTQSQFGIPEPKRGLVAAAGGVMRLTERLPRNVAMELALTGNPMPATRLAELGLVNRLAEPGAVLDAALALAEEIVANAPLSVQVSRRIVAESPTWAPEEAFARQSDLASVAVTSEDAAEGIAAFAEHRAPVWRGR from the coding sequence ATGGCCACCGACCTGCCCGCTCAGCTGACCGGCTTCCCGCGCCTGGTGGAGGCGAGCGCCGAGGTCGCCGCCCCGCTCGCCGTCGCCGGCGACCTGGTGGCCAACCCCGCCCGGCACGCCGACTGGCTGAGCATGCACGCGGCGTTCCGCGAGGCGCCGCCGCAGGTGGCCAGCGCCGGGGACGCCTTCGAGGAGCAGGTCACGCTCATGGGCATCCCGGCCGACATCGCCTGGGTGGTGCGCGAGGCGGAGCCGGGCCTGACCGCGCTCGACGGCGCCGGCCCGATGAACCTCACCCTCGCGCTTCGGATGGAGGTCGCGCAGGACGACGCTGGTCAGGTGAGGTTCACGATCCGCGCCGGCATCGGCGGCGATCCGGTCGAGGGCCCGCTCGGCGCCACGGTCGCTGCGAGCGTCGAGGAGGCCCTCGTGGAGTCCGCCGGGCGCTTCGCCGCCGTGGCCGCCGCCTTGGCGGCGGACCCGGCCGAGAGCAGCGGCACCCGGTTCCCCCAGCGCACCGTGGTGCACGAGCGCACCGGCGCCCGTCTGGACCCCCGCACCCCCGTCCTCGTCGGCGTCGGCCAGGTGGTGCAGCGCCGTCCCGACCTCGAGAACGGCGCCGAGGACCCTGCGAGCCTCGCGGCCCGGGCGCTGCGTCGCGCCGCCGAGGACAGCGGTGCCGGCGAGGAGCTGCTCCGCGCCGCGGACGCCGTCTACTACGTCGCCAGCGCCTCGTGGACCTATCGCGACGCCGGGCGCCTGATCGCCGAGCAGCTCGGTGCCGACCCGGCCGAGACCGCGATGTCCGCGCCGTACGGCGGCGACGCCGGCCAGGTGCTGATCAACACCGCCGGCCAGGCCGTGGCCGACGGTCGCGCCGAGGTGGTGCTGGTCAGCGGGGCGGAGGCCGGCGCGACCCTGGCGGCGGCGCAGAAGCAGGGCATCGACCTCGACTGGCCGGTGCAGGAGCGCGACATCGCTCCGACGACCGTGCTGGGCAGCGACCGCGAGGCCAACAACGGACCCGAGACCGCAGCCGGGCTGAGCGTGCCGGTCTACACCTATGCGCTCATCGAGTCCGCACTGCGGGCCAAGGCGGGGGAGACCCCCGAGGAGCATCGGCGCACGATCACCGGCCTGTGGTCGCGGCTCTCCGAGGTCGCCGCGGGCAACGAGTACGCCTGGCTGCCCCAGGCGCACACGCCCGAGCAGCTGGCCACCCCGGACGCCGGCAACCGGATGATCAGCGAGCCCTACCCCAAGCTGCTGTGCGCCAACCTGCAGGTCGACCTCGCCGCCGGCGTGGTCGTGACCAGCGTCGCCGCCGCGACCGCGCTCGGGATCGCGCAGGACAAATGGGTCTTCCTGCACGCCGGTGCTGCGGCGTACGACGAGTGGTTCGTCTCCGAGCGTCGCGACCTCGCCGCGTCGCCGGCGATCCGCGCGATCGGGGAGGCGGCCTTCGCGCACGCCGGCATCGGCCCCGACGACGTGCGCCACGTCGATCTCTACTCCTGCTTCCCCGCGGCGGTGCAGATCGCCGCGGACGAGCTCGGGCTGCCGCTGGACGACCCCGAGCGCCCGCTCTCGGTCACCGGCGGGCTCACCTTCGCCGGCGGACCGGGCAACAACTACGGCACCCACGCGGTGGCCACCCTCGTGGACCGCCTGCGCCGCGACCCGGAGTCCTACGGGCTGTCGACCTCGCTGGGCTGGTTCGTCACCAAGCACGCCCTGGGGATCTACTCGGCCACCCCGCCCCGCACGCCGTACCGCGCGCTGGCGCCGGTGCTGCTGCCCGAGCGCGCCCGGCCGGCGCTGGACTCCTACGCCGGACCGGGGGTGGTCGAGGCAGCGACCGCGCAGTACGGCCGCGACGGCGCGCCCGAGGCCGGCATCCTCAGCGTGCTGACCCCCGAGGGCGCCCGCGTGCTCGTGCGCACCACCCAGCCCGAGGTCCTCGACTGCATCGTCGCGGGCGACCCGATCGGGCTGCCCGCCCAGGTCGAGGACGTCCGCACCCTCACGATCACCGGCCAGGAGCGCACCGACCTGCCCGAGCCGCCGGAGCCGCCCGTGCTGGTGGAGCGCCGGGGGCCGGTGCTGGTGATCACACTGAACCGTCCCGAGCGCCGCAACGCCATCGACCTGCGCACCGCCCGCCTCCTCGAGCGCGTCGTCGACGCCTTCGAGGCCGACCCCGAGGCGCGTGTCGCGGTGCTGACCGGGGCCGGCGGGACCTTCTCCGCGGGGATGGACCTCAAGGCGGCGGCCGCCGGCCAGTTCGCGCTCACCGAGAAGCGCGGCCCGCTCGGCATCTCGGCGCTGCCGATCGCCAAGCCGGTGATCGCCGCGGTCGAGGGACACGCGCTGGCGGGCGGATGCGAGCTGGCTTTGATCGCCGACCTGGTGGTGGCCTCGACGCAGTCGCAGTTCGGCATCCCCGAGCCCAAGCGCGGCCTCGTGGCCGCGGCCGGCGGGGTCATGCGCCTGACCGAGCGGCTGCCGCGCAACGTGGCGATGGAGCTCGCCCTCACGGGCAACCCGATGCCCGCGACCCGGCTCGCCGAGCTGGGGCTTGTCAATCGGCTCGCCGAGCCCGGCGCCGTGCTCGACGCCGCACTCGCGCTGGCCGAGGAGATCGTCGCGAACGCGCCGCTGTCGGTGCAGGTGAGCCGGCGCATCGTCGCGGAGTCCCCGACGTGGGCGCCGGAGGAGGCCTTCGCCCGCCAGAGCGACCTCGCCTCGGTGGCCGTCACCTCCGAGGACGCGGCCGAGGGGATCGCGGCGTTCGCCGAGCACCGTGCACCGGTGTGGCGCGGCCGCTGA